A window of Candidatus Saccharibacteria bacterium oral taxon 488 genomic DNA:
AACCGACAATGATCAACGACAATGAATAGTTCCGTAGATACATACCGACCAGCACACCGATTACGCCGATAATCGCCACAAACACTGCCATGATCAGCACGGTGTTTCGCTTATTATGAGAAATTGCACTATACATGTAGTTATTATACCAAAAACCGCCCGCCGAAAATAGGCGAGCGGCCTAGTTCAGGCAAAGATTATCCCGCCTTAGAATTTCACCTCGACTGGATTCTCAACACTTGCTCGATCAGCAACCTCAAAGAACTCCTTGGCCTGGAAGCCGAACATGCCGGCAACCATGTTAGCTGGGAACCTTTGAATCCTTGTGTTCAAATCGCGAACGCCGCCATTATAAAAGCGACGCGACGCCTGAATCTTGTCCTCCGTATCGACCAGTTCTTGCTGCAGTTGTAAGAAGTTCTCATTAGCCTTCAGTTCCGGATACGCCTCAGCGACAGCGAACAGGCTCTTTAGGGCACCCTCTAACATATTCTCTGCCTGAGCCGTATCGGCCACGCCTTTGGCACCCATAATAGCCGACCGCGCTTCAGTAACCTTTTCAAACACTTCTTTTTCGTGTGTCGCATAGCCCTTGACTGAGTTGACCAGGTTTGGAATCAAGTCAGTCCGGCGTTTGAGCTGGACAGTGATATCACTCCATGCTTCCTCGACGCGGTTACGCAGCGTCACCAGTCCGTTGTACGTACCGATCAAAAACGCCACGATCAGAACGATAACGACACCAACGATAATTAAGGTTATTATTACTGCATCCATGTTCTATTCTCCTTATGGTTAGTACCTTATACACATAATTATACCATACACACGAGTCATATAGTGGCAAAATCATGCCAACTCATTGTTGACACGCAGCTCATCATAGTCGTATACTTATTCATATAAATCATATTTATATGAAAGAAAGGAATTATATGACAAAACCAAAGAGTAGACATGCTTGGACAGTCAAGGTTGGCGAACGCGGGCAAATTGTGATACCCAAAGAGGCACGAGATATTTTTAATATCAAGCCTGGCGATACACTTATCATGCTCGGCGACAAGCAGCAAGGAATTGCTATTCCGACTAAGAATAAAGTCATTGATACAATCACCGCCGTACTCAATGATACGGAGATAAAATTATGAATGCAATCACCGCGACCAACTTAACAAAACGCTACGGTGACTTTGTCGCAGTCGACAGCCTTAATCTATCAATTGAAAAGGGTGAGTTATTTTCACTACTTGGTGTCAATGGTGCAGGTAAGACGACATTGATTAAAATGTTATCTTGCTTAAGCCAACCAACACAAGGTGATGCTATTTTACTCGGCAATAGTATTACCGAAAAACCTCAGGCAGTCAAACAGATGATCAACGTTTCACCGCAAGAAACTGCTGTAGCTGGTAATTTATCAGTCCGCGAGAATCTCGAACTGATTGCTGGACTCTACGGACAATCTGCTCATAACGCCAGTGAGAGCGCCTCACGTATGGCAAGCCAATTCAAGCTCGAAACTGTCGAACATAAAAAAGCTAAGCATTTGTCTGGCGGCATGCAGCGACGCCTGTCGATCGCCATGGCGCTCATCTCAAATCCAAAAATATTATTCATTGACGAACCAACGCTAGGTCTTGATATTTTTTCGCGCCGTGAGTTATGGGAGGCGATCCAGTTGCTCAAAGGTACAGTGACGACGCTGTTGACAACTCACTATCTCGAGGAAATTGAAGCATTGTCTGATCGTGTCGGCGTTATGGCGCGCGGCAAGCTCGTGGCGATCGGTACAGTAGCAGAACTGCAAAAACAAACCAATACACGCACTCTCGAGGATGCGTTTGTCGCACTTGTAGGAGGTATTCGATGAGATCATTACTATTTGCTAAACGCTGTACAAAAGAAGTTGTACGCGATCCGATCAATCTATTCTTTGGATTAGTCTTTCCACTCGTTTTGCTTGGACTGCTCTCTATTATAAATGCCAGCATTCCCGCCGAAGCCAATAATACTATGTTTGCCATCAAAAATTTGGCACCAGGTATCGCAATGTTCGGTACGGCATTCCTAGCACTATTCTCAGGTATGCTCCTAGCAAAAGACCGAACTTCATCATTCCTGATGCGTCTGTTTACCTCGCCTATGACAGCCCGAGATTTTATCATTGGATACACAATTCCGATGATTATCATTGCTACCATGCAGGCAGTGATTACCCTCGTTATCGCCTGCTGTATCGGGCTCGACTTTTCAGTGCATATTATTGGGGCAATCGTTATTACAACGGTAACGTCGCTTCTATTTGTTGGATGTGGGTTATTCTTCGGCAGTCTCATTAACGAGCGAGCAGTTGGCGGTATATGTGGCGCCCTGCTCACCAATGTCGCTGGCTGGCTGTCGGGCGTATTTGTCCCGGTTGATCTCATCGGCGGTGGCTTTAAAATGGTTGCGGAAGCACTGCCATTTTACCAC
This region includes:
- a CDS encoding ABC transporter permease — translated: MRSLLFAKRCTKEVVRDPINLFFGLVFPLVLLGLLSIINASIPAEANNTMFAIKNLAPGIAMFGTAFLALFSGMLLAKDRTSSFLMRLFTSPMTARDFIIGYTIPMIIIATMQAVITLVIACCIGLDFSVHIIGAIVITTVTSLLFVGCGLFFGSLINERAVGGICGALLTNVAGWLSGVFVPVDLIGGGFKMVAEALPFYHSVAAIKGSIEGNWQVITPHLLIVLCYTTVIFTLAIYIFRRKMTGRNT
- a CDS encoding ATP-binding cassette domain-containing protein is translated as MNAITATNLTKRYGDFVAVDSLNLSIEKGELFSLLGVNGAGKTTLIKMLSCLSQPTQGDAILLGNSITEKPQAVKQMINVSPQETAVAGNLSVRENLELIAGLYGQSAHNASESASRMASQFKLETVEHKKAKHLSGGMQRRLSIAMALISNPKILFIDEPTLGLDIFSRRELWEAIQLLKGTVTTLLTTHYLEEIEALSDRVGVMARGKLVAIGTVAELQKQTNTRTLEDAFVALVGGIR
- a CDS encoding LemA family protein, giving the protein MDAVIITLIIVGVVIVLIVAFLIGTYNGLVTLRNRVEEAWSDITVQLKRRTDLIPNLVNSVKGYATHEKEVFEKVTEARSAIMGAKGVADTAQAENMLEGALKSLFAVAEAYPELKANENFLQLQQELVDTEDKIQASRRFYNGGVRDLNTRIQRFPANMVAGMFGFQAKEFFEVADRASVENPVEVKF
- a CDS encoding AbrB/MazE/SpoVT family DNA-binding domain-containing protein gives rise to the protein MTKPKSRHAWTVKVGERGQIVIPKEARDIFNIKPGDTLIMLGDKQQGIAIPTKNKVIDTITAVLNDTEIKL